The Oscillatoria sp. FACHB-1406 genome segment TTTGCAAAACGAGCGTTACCGCTTGCGACTCTAGGAAAATTTTAGGCTGCGTTTGGTCGTCAAAAGGGCGGTTATAGGCACTGGTATCTAAATAGATTCTTGTCATGCAATCGCGACGAGTTTGCTCGTCAAGCCTTTAATAACGCATCGTTCAATTTGCCGCTGCGGTAGCCTTCTAAATCGAGGGTGACGCAGACAAAACCCAAGTCTTTAAAGGTTTTTACGACTTCGGGGAGATCGATAGCGGCAATAAAAGATTGAATTTGTTCGGCTGGAATTTCGATGCGGGCAGTGTCGCGATCGCTGCGGACGCGCAAGGTATTGTATCCCAACTTGCGTAAATAAACTTCCGCCCGTCCGACGCGATGCAATTTAGCAACGGTAATTTCTTCGCCGTAAGGGAAGCGAGAAGAAAGACAGGGTTGGGCGGGTTTATCCCACCAAGGAAGTTCTAGGAGTTGGCTGAGTTGGCGAACTTCGAGTTTGGAAATTCCGAGTTCGGCGAGGGGCGATCGCGCGCCGCGTTCTTTTGCCGCTTGAATTCCGGGGCGATAGTCCTGCAAATCATCGGCATTGATCCCATCGACAACGTAGGGATAGCCTTTTTCTCGGGCGAGGGGTTTGAGGGTATCGTGCAGTTCGCTTTTACAGAAATAGCAGCGATTGACGGGGTTGGCGGTGTAGTTGGGATTTTCCATTTCTCGGGTTTCCACCAACTCGTGGGCGATACCAATTTCGGCGGCTTGAATTCGCGCGTCTTCGAGTTCTTCGGGCAGGAGGGAGGGAGAAACGGCGGTCATAGCTAGGGCGCGATCGCCGAGAACATCCCGCGCCACTTTTGCGACTAAGGTACTATCAATCCCGCCGGAGTAGGCGATTAAAGCCGTCTCCATTTCCGAAAAAAGTGTTTTTAAAGCTTGTAATTTTTGTTTAATTTCCATTTTAATAATTGTCAATTTTCCATTGTCAATTATCAATTATCATTCAATTCTTTCCAACGCAGTTCTAATTCTCCTTTCTCCTTTTCGAGAGCCGCTTCAAGTTCTTGGATTTGTTCGCGGCGGGTTTCAATTTCTAAATTGCGACGCGCAATTTCTTGACTTTGCAAGGTTAATTCTTGTCGCCAGCGTTCGATCCGGGCTTCTTCTTCTTCTAGCGAGAAAACTTCTGTTTTTTCCTCCTCTTGCCATCGTTGTAATAACAGCAAGAGCCAATCTCTGGCGTTTTCTAGACCGAGAATTTGGCGACTCTCACCCAAGTTAACTATCACTAATATCCCCTCAGAGAGATAGGGAATTTCTGTTTGATACTGCGGCGTAAGGGCGATCGCTTCCGCGTCGCCAACGACCCAAACATCATCAGACGTTTGCGCCGCAAGCAGTTGCAGCGTCATATCCCCGGTCGTCGGATTCTTTTGCACTTGGGCTAAGTGTAACATTTGGATTTGTCAGTCAATCTCAGTTACTTTAAACGTTCGAGGCGATCGCGAAGAATTTCCGACTGCTTTTGAGCTTCTTCCAAACTCTCGGCTGCGCTGCGAACGATTTCAGCAGGCGCTTTATTGATAAAACCTGGGTTTTTCAAGCGACCCGTTAGAGATTTAACCTCTGCCTCGATTTTTTGGAATTGTTTTTCGAGTTTCGCTCGCAGCGCGTCGAGATCGGCAATTCCCGACAACGGCATTAAGACTTGAATGGTGCCGACCACTCCAGCAAAGGCTCGTTCTGGCTCCGTTTCTAGAACCGATACGACTTCCAAAGTTTCGACTTTCCCTAAATCCCGAATGTAAGCTTTACAAGCTTCGAGGATTTCCCGTTCTTGGATATTTTCGCTTTGTAAAACAATCGGAACTTTAACGCCCGGTTTGATTTCGGCGGCTGCCCGCAAATTGCGAATCGTCCGGATGGTTTCGATCGCTAACTCGAACTGCTTCTCCAGTTCGGGGTCGATTAAGGTTGCTGTCATGGGTTGCAATATAGCATTCAAGCTTAGGAATGGATTTCCGAATTTTTAAAGATTAAGAAAGGAGGAGCGATCGCGAGCGGTCTTTAATTTTAAGGTTTAGCGATCGCCGATCACCTCCTCTTTCGTCTCTTGGATGATTTGAGACAGTTCTTGGCGATTTTGCGATCGCAACAGGAAGCGCACCACAAACCACGCAATATAACCCAAGCCGATCAGTTGTAGGCTGGGCGAGAGTAAGGGAATGCGGTGGATAGCCCCCAAGATTGCTTGCAGGACAAACAAAGAAACTAGCGCGCCTAAAAAGATTCCCGCAACGCTTAAGGGGCGTTGATAGCTCGAGAAAAAGCTGGCGAGTTCTTCGGGCAGATCTT includes the following:
- the larE gene encoding ATP-dependent sacrificial sulfur transferase LarE, which produces MEIKQKLQALKTLFSEMETALIAYSGGIDSTLVAKVARDVLGDRALAMTAVSPSLLPEELEDARIQAAEIGIAHELVETREMENPNYTANPVNRCYFCKSELHDTLKPLAREKGYPYVVDGINADDLQDYRPGIQAAKERGARSPLAELGISKLEVRQLSQLLELPWWDKPAQPCLSSRFPYGEEITVAKLHRVGRAEVYLRKLGYNTLRVRSDRDTARIEIPAEQIQSFIAAIDLPEVVKTFKDLGFVCVTLDLEGYRSGKLNDALLKA